One genomic segment of Pseudomonas sp. p1(2021b) includes these proteins:
- a CDS encoding DUF6586 family protein, whose protein sequence is MAQELYTRTNQKLFFAGLALESMAKAADSQAMNAQGLIQAERESALFHLYGALLGLCHEIAGFYRLPQAAATQVELLLNEEALNGIAIPEVAEMLELARQPETWLAQLLRAYADLFRPPVAKKAPKTDVTQPLIQAVNLDEPEQALLSREELESWRNNLKGLVRRFRDALSEC, encoded by the coding sequence ATGGCCCAGGAACTCTACACCCGCACCAACCAGAAACTGTTCTTCGCAGGGCTTGCCCTGGAGTCCATGGCCAAGGCTGCCGACAGCCAGGCGATGAATGCCCAGGGCCTGATCCAGGCGGAGCGTGAATCGGCGCTGTTCCACTTGTATGGCGCACTGCTTGGCCTATGCCATGAGATCGCCGGCTTTTACCGCCTGCCGCAAGCGGCGGCCACGCAGGTGGAGCTGTTGCTCAATGAGGAGGCGCTCAATGGCATCGCCATCCCGGAGGTGGCCGAGATGCTGGAGCTGGCGCGTCAGCCGGAAACCTGGCTCGCGCAATTGCTTCGTGCTTATGCCGATTTGTTCCGACCGCCGGTCGCCAAAAAAGCACCGAAAACCGACGTCACCCAGCCTCTGATCCAGGCCGTGAACCTGGATGAACCCGAGCAGGCGCTGCTGTCCCGGGAAGAGCTGGAAAGTTGGCGCAACAATCTCAAGGGTTTGGTGCGACGTTTCCGTGACGCGTTGAGTGAGTGCTGA
- the sulA gene encoding SOS-induced cell division inhibitor SulA: protein MQQFIHAPQQAQLPLFEAFLAQPVLPGLKARNGAAEQPRKPQQPELFSELSLRGAPGHCQSLLAPVLRELSEEDETRWLTLIAPPASLTQAWLRDAGLNRERILLLQPGANQSALQLACEALRLGHSHTVVSWLGNLNATARQQLIRAATTGNAQSLNIRLG from the coding sequence ATGCAGCAGTTCATCCATGCACCCCAGCAAGCACAGTTGCCCCTGTTCGAGGCCTTCCTGGCCCAGCCGGTGCTGCCGGGCCTGAAGGCCCGCAACGGCGCCGCAGAGCAACCACGCAAGCCCCAGCAGCCCGAGCTGTTCAGCGAACTGTCCCTGCGTGGCGCACCTGGCCACTGCCAAAGCCTGCTGGCGCCAGTTCTGCGAGAACTGAGCGAAGAGGACGAAACCCGCTGGCTGACCCTCATTGCACCACCCGCCAGCCTGACCCAGGCCTGGCTACGCGATGCCGGCCTCAACCGTGAACGCATCCTGTTGCTGCAACCGGGCGCGAACCAGAGCGCCCTGCAGCTGGCCTGCGAAGCCTTGCGCCTGGGCCACAGCCATACCGTGGTCAGCTGGCTTGGCAACCTCAATGCCACGGCGCGCCAGCAACTGATCCGCGCAGCCACGACCGGAAACGCACAAAGCCTGAACATCCGCCTCGGCTGA
- the lexA gene encoding transcriptional repressor LexA, with product MLKLTPRQAEILAFIKRCLEDNGFPPTRAEIAQELGFKSPNAAEEHLKALARKGAIEMTPGASRGIRIPGLETKAEESGLPIIGRVAAGAPILAEQHIEESCNINPAFFHPRADYLLRVHGMSMKDIGIFDGDLLAVHTCREARNGQVVVARIGDEVTVKRFKREGSKVWLIAENPEFAPIEVDLKEQELVIEGLSVGVIRR from the coding sequence ATGTTGAAACTGACGCCACGCCAAGCCGAAATCCTGGCCTTCATCAAACGCTGCCTGGAAGACAACGGCTTCCCGCCGACCCGTGCGGAAATCGCTCAGGAACTGGGGTTCAAGTCCCCCAACGCCGCCGAGGAACACCTCAAGGCGCTGGCCCGCAAGGGTGCGATCGAAATGACTCCGGGCGCCTCCCGTGGCATCCGCATTCCCGGCCTGGAGACCAAGGCGGAGGAAAGCGGCCTGCCGATCATCGGCCGCGTCGCCGCCGGTGCCCCGATCCTCGCCGAGCAGCACATCGAGGAATCCTGCAACATCAACCCGGCCTTCTTCCATCCCCGCGCCGACTACCTGTTGCGCGTGCACGGCATGAGCATGAAGGACATCGGCATCTTCGACGGCGACTTGCTGGCAGTGCATACCTGCCGCGAAGCCCGCAACGGCCAGGTTGTCGTCGCCCGCATCGGCGATGAAGTGACCGTCAAGCGCTTCAAGCGCGAAGGCAGCAAGGTCTGGCTGATCGCCGAAAACCCCGAATTCGCCCCCATCGAAGTCGACCTGAAAGAACAGGAACTGGTGATCGAGGGCTTGAGTGTCGGCGTCATTCGCCGCTGA
- a CDS encoding TetR/AcrR family transcriptional regulator: MAQSETVERILDAAEQLFAERGFAETSLRLITSKAGVNLAAVNYHFGSKKALIQAVFSRFLGPFCASLERELDRRQARPEPRPSLEELLEMLVEQALAVQPRSNNDLSIFMRLLGLAFSQSQGHLRRYLEDMYGKVFRRYMLLVNEAAPRIPPLELFWRVHFMLGAAAFSMSGIKALRAIAETDFGVDTSIEQVMRLMVPFLAAGMRADSGVTDEAMAAAQLRPRSKTGSAPASAKA; the protein is encoded by the coding sequence ATGGCCCAATCCGAAACCGTTGAACGCATTCTCGATGCTGCCGAGCAGCTGTTCGCGGAAAGGGGGTTCGCGGAAACCTCGTTGCGGCTGATCACCAGCAAGGCCGGGGTCAACCTGGCGGCGGTGAACTACCATTTCGGTTCCAAGAAGGCCTTGATCCAGGCGGTTTTCTCGCGCTTCCTCGGCCCGTTCTGCGCAAGCCTGGAGCGTGAGCTGGACCGACGCCAGGCTCGCCCCGAGCCGCGGCCGAGCCTAGAAGAGCTCCTGGAAATGTTGGTGGAGCAGGCCTTGGCCGTGCAACCGCGCAGCAACAACGACCTATCGATCTTCATGCGCCTGCTGGGCCTGGCCTTCAGCCAGAGCCAGGGGCACTTGCGCCGTTACCTGGAGGACATGTACGGCAAGGTGTTCCGCCGCTACATGCTGCTGGTCAACGAGGCCGCCCCCCGTATTCCGCCGCTGGAGCTGTTCTGGCGCGTGCACTTCATGCTCGGCGCGGCGGCGTTCAGCATGTCGGGCATCAAGGCCTTGCGGGCCATTGCCGAGACCGACTTCGGCGTCGACACCTCGATCGAGCAGGTGATGCGCTTGATGGTGCCGTTCCTGGCCGCTGGTATGCGCGCCGACAGCGGTGTCACTGACGAAGCGATGGCCGCAGCGCAATTGCGTCCGCGCAGCAAGACCGGTTCCGCACCGGCCTCGGCCAAGGCCTGA
- a CDS encoding L,D-transpeptidase, translating into MPDLDFLHVSLADQRLYGFAQGELRVRLAVSTARNGAGERNGSGCTPRGLHQVRAKIGAGLPQGAVLSSRRWTGEVWSEALHARFPGRDWILSRILWLSGCEPGFNRLGQVDTFRRYIYLHGTPDTEPMGVPLSHGCIRMRNSDLVPLFDRIQEHCRVQIDEAACPQWNSLPLH; encoded by the coding sequence ATGCCCGACCTCGATTTCCTGCACGTTTCCCTCGCCGACCAGCGCCTCTATGGGTTCGCCCAGGGCGAGCTGCGTGTGCGCCTGGCCGTGTCCACGGCGCGCAACGGGGCTGGCGAGCGCAATGGCTCGGGCTGCACGCCCCGTGGCCTGCATCAGGTCCGCGCGAAGATCGGTGCCGGCTTGCCGCAGGGCGCCGTGCTGAGCAGTCGACGCTGGACCGGCGAGGTATGGTCCGAGGCGCTGCACGCACGTTTTCCCGGGCGAGACTGGATCTTGAGCCGCATCCTCTGGCTCAGCGGCTGCGAGCCGGGATTCAACCGTCTCGGCCAAGTCGACACCTTTCGCCGCTACATCTACCTGCATGGCACGCCGGACACTGAACCTATGGGCGTGCCGCTGTCCCATGGATGCATACGCATGAGGAACAGCGACCTGGTGCCGCTGTTCGACCGTATACAGGAGCATTGCCGGGTGCAGATCGACGAAGCCGCCTGCCCGCAATGGAACTCCCTGCCTCTTCACTGA
- the nagZ gene encoding beta-N-acetylhexosaminidase, with protein MQGSLMVDIAGKWLTAEDRHLLRQPEVAGLIIFARNIDSPRQVRELCASIRAIRPDLILAVDQEGGRVQRLRQGFVRLPAMRAIADNANAEQLAEQCGWVMATEVLAVGLDLSFAPVLDLDHQRSAVVGSRAFEGDPTRATRLAGAFIRGMNAAGMAACGKHFPGHGWAEADSHVAIPTDERSLEQLRQADLVPFTRLSGQLAAVMPAHVIYPQVDNQPAGFSRRWLQDILRGELGFKGVIFSDDLSMAGAHVVGDAASRIEAALSAGCDMGLVCNDRAAAELALSAAQRLKVRPSPRIAGMRGRGFARTDYRQQPRWLEALGALREAQLID; from the coding sequence CTGCAAGGCTCCCTGATGGTGGATATCGCCGGTAAATGGCTGACCGCCGAAGACCGCCATCTCTTGCGCCAGCCCGAGGTGGCCGGCCTGATCATCTTTGCCCGCAACATCGACAGCCCCCGCCAGGTGCGCGAGCTGTGCGCCTCCATCCGCGCCATCCGGCCCGACCTGATCCTGGCGGTCGATCAGGAGGGCGGCCGGGTCCAGCGCCTGCGCCAGGGCTTCGTGCGCCTGCCGGCCATGCGTGCGATCGCCGACAACGCCAACGCCGAGCAGTTGGCTGAGCAGTGCGGGTGGGTGATGGCGACCGAGGTGCTGGCGGTCGGCCTGGACCTGAGCTTCGCGCCGGTACTGGACCTCGATCACCAGCGCAGTGCGGTGGTCGGTAGCCGCGCCTTCGAAGGTGACCCGACACGGGCCACGCGGTTGGCCGGAGCCTTCATCCGCGGTATGAACGCAGCCGGCATGGCCGCCTGTGGCAAGCACTTCCCCGGCCATGGCTGGGCGGAAGCGGACTCCCATGTGGCCATCCCCACGGATGAGCGCAGCCTGGAGCAACTGCGCCAGGCCGACCTGGTGCCGTTCACGCGCCTGAGTGGCCAGTTGGCGGCCGTGATGCCGGCCCATGTGATCTACCCGCAGGTGGACAACCAGCCGGCTGGCTTCTCGCGTCGCTGGCTACAGGACATCCTGCGCGGCGAATTGGGCTTCAAGGGGGTGATCTTCAGTGATGACCTGTCGATGGCTGGCGCCCATGTGGTGGGGGATGCGGCCAGCCGTATCGAGGCCGCACTGAGCGCCGGCTGCGACATGGGGCTGGTGTGCAACGACCGGGCTGCGGCGGAGCTGGCCTTGAGCGCGGCGCAGCGCCTGAAGGTCAGGCCGTCGCCGCGGATCGCGGGAATGCGCGGACGCGGGTTCGCGCGTACCGACTACCGCCAGCAGCCGCGCTGGCTGGAGGCGTTGGGGGCCTTGAGAGAGGCGCAGTTGATCGATTGA
- a CDS encoding DEAD/DEAH box helicase, translated as MSARDVQQLLQANGSWTSAFDAGALGRGLDYAIQGKVKILSAHDQAVEAVCSGSAGQRYSQTIHLMHSGAKLRVLGRCTCPVETNCKHCAAALFHLQECIDDPSTLGCGASLPPELSQWIKALEAPTATPAEQKSARKGPAIYYQVKLDRMQCRLEALKGTLQSDGRLKLGKITSLPEMIYYTPRYVTEEDARLLRLISSQNKAIVSPSTPLEGKKGAELLEYALATGRLLFEDQAEPFTQGPEQSAEFRWVRQDNGSYRGAWYHDGHALFPVLPLDPLYYVDTRACQTGRLRHELDPFIASQLARAPTVPEALVVPLSHRLNALNRQVPTPTTVRSEEHDHIQPRPHLTLGSLEFSAYMPKTGRMQRQTQHRAALAFNYDGLLASGNDEKPLNRLVGETSQRIHRQPQAEQAIRKTLRGLGFKPATRQSKALPDSAGEMFQLADDEAWLLFAREGLPRLRKAGWEIDIPRDFAFNLQDIDEWYATLDETPGHEWFDLELGIVVDGQRHSLLPIMLQLLRSSPELLRPSELARRSDDEHLLIDLNRGRQDSPALRVALPYGRIKAVMGTLGELYLHEDAIGPSLRLERADVARLNDIDHLPLLWEGGEHLRDLGRRLRDARDLQVEPPKGLNAALRPYQQQGLNWLQALREMGTGGILGDDMGLGKTLQTLAHLLLEKEKGRLPQPALAVMPTSLVPNWLDEAQRFAPGLRVLTLHGPGRSKHFNALLDYDLVLTTYALAPRDLEHLRTVSWSVLILDEAQNIKSSTSKAAQAVCELQAGQRLCLTGTPMENNLGELWSLFHFLMPGWLGDLKRFNQDYRTPIERHGDSERMAHLTSRIRPFLLRRTKEQVATELPAKTEMIHWVELSDAQRDTYETVRVAMDKKVRDEIARNGAARSQIVILDALLKLRQVCCDLRLVKGVEAKGNQADKGKLGSLMEMLEELLSEGRKVLLFSQFTSMLALIEAELDKRRIRYSLLTGDTRDRRTPVQQFQNGHSEVFLISLKAGGTGLNLTAADTVIHYDPWWNPASENQATDRAYRIGQDKPVFVFKLITRGTVEEKIQQLQQEKAALAASLLDGGQAGQWRLGDDEIEALFAPLPGKRR; from the coding sequence GTGAGCGCGCGCGATGTGCAGCAGCTGCTCCAGGCCAACGGGAGCTGGACCTCCGCCTTCGATGCCGGAGCGCTTGGCCGTGGCCTGGACTATGCCATCCAGGGCAAGGTCAAGATTCTTTCGGCCCATGACCAGGCGGTCGAGGCAGTCTGCTCGGGTTCCGCAGGCCAGCGCTACAGTCAGACGATCCACCTGATGCACAGCGGCGCCAAGCTGCGTGTACTCGGGCGCTGTACTTGCCCGGTAGAGACCAACTGCAAGCACTGCGCCGCCGCGCTGTTCCACTTGCAAGAGTGCATCGACGACCCCTCGACACTCGGTTGCGGGGCATCGCTCCCCCCCGAACTGAGCCAATGGATCAAGGCGCTCGAAGCCCCCACGGCCACGCCGGCAGAGCAAAAGTCCGCGCGCAAGGGGCCGGCCATCTACTACCAGGTCAAGCTCGACCGTATGCAATGCCGCCTGGAAGCCCTCAAGGGCACCCTGCAAAGCGACGGCCGACTGAAACTGGGCAAGATCACCTCGTTGCCGGAGATGATCTACTACACCCCTCGCTATGTGACCGAAGAAGATGCTCGCCTGCTACGCCTGATCAGCTCGCAGAACAAAGCCATCGTTTCGCCCTCGACGCCACTGGAGGGCAAGAAAGGGGCGGAGTTGCTCGAATATGCCCTGGCCACAGGTCGCCTGCTGTTCGAGGACCAAGCCGAGCCGTTCACCCAGGGCCCCGAGCAGTCGGCGGAGTTCCGTTGGGTCCGCCAGGACAACGGCAGCTACCGTGGCGCCTGGTATCACGATGGCCATGCCCTGTTCCCGGTGCTGCCACTGGACCCGCTGTACTACGTGGATACCCGGGCCTGCCAAACAGGCCGGCTGCGGCACGAGCTGGACCCCTTCATCGCCAGCCAACTGGCCCGCGCGCCGACGGTACCGGAGGCGCTGGTCGTGCCGCTGAGCCATCGGCTCAATGCCCTGAACCGCCAGGTCCCCACGCCCACCACCGTGCGCAGCGAAGAACACGACCACATCCAGCCACGCCCGCACCTGACCCTCGGCAGCCTGGAATTCAGCGCCTATATGCCCAAGACCGGGCGCATGCAGCGCCAGACACAGCACCGCGCCGCCCTGGCCTTCAACTACGACGGCCTGCTGGCCAGTGGCAACGACGAAAAGCCCCTGAACCGCCTCGTGGGCGAGACCAGCCAACGTATCCACCGCCAGCCCCAGGCCGAGCAGGCCATACGCAAGACCTTGCGCGGGCTTGGCTTCAAGCCTGCCACCCGGCAGAGCAAGGCCCTGCCCGACAGCGCCGGCGAAATGTTCCAACTCGCCGACGACGAAGCTTGGCTGCTGTTCGCCCGTGAAGGCCTGCCACGTCTGCGCAAGGCCGGCTGGGAAATCGACATCCCCCGGGATTTCGCCTTCAACCTGCAGGACATCGACGAGTGGTACGCCACCCTCGACGAAACACCCGGCCATGAATGGTTCGACCTGGAGCTGGGGATCGTGGTCGACGGCCAGCGCCACAGCCTGCTGCCGATCATGCTGCAACTGCTGCGCAGCAGCCCCGAACTGCTGCGTCCCAGCGAGCTGGCCCGACGCAGCGACGACGAACACCTGCTGATCGACCTCAACCGCGGCCGCCAGGACAGCCCGGCCTTGCGCGTTGCCCTGCCCTATGGCCGCATCAAGGCAGTGATGGGCACCCTGGGCGAGCTGTACCTGCACGAAGACGCCATCGGCCCTTCCCTGCGCCTGGAGCGTGCCGATGTCGCCCGGCTGAACGACATCGACCACTTGCCCCTGCTCTGGGAAGGTGGCGAACACCTGCGCGACCTGGGCCGGCGCCTGCGCGATGCCCGCGACCTGCAGGTCGAACCACCCAAAGGGCTGAACGCTGCGCTGCGCCCCTATCAGCAACAAGGCCTGAACTGGCTGCAGGCACTGCGCGAAATGGGCACCGGCGGCATCCTCGGCGACGACATGGGCCTGGGCAAGACCCTGCAGACCCTGGCCCACCTGCTGCTGGAAAAGGAAAAAGGCCGCCTGCCGCAACCCGCCCTGGCAGTGATGCCCACCAGCCTCGTGCCCAACTGGCTCGACGAAGCCCAACGCTTCGCCCCCGGCCTGCGCGTGCTGACGCTGCATGGCCCGGGGCGCAGCAAGCATTTCAACGCGCTGCTCGACTACGACCTGGTGCTGACCACCTATGCCTTGGCGCCGCGAGACCTCGAGCACCTGCGTACGGTGTCCTGGAGCGTGTTGATCCTGGACGAAGCACAGAACATCAAGAGCAGCACCAGCAAGGCCGCCCAGGCGGTGTGCGAACTGCAGGCCGGCCAACGCCTGTGCCTGACCGGCACGCCGATGGAAAACAACCTGGGCGAGCTGTGGTCGCTGTTCCACTTCCTGATGCCCGGCTGGCTGGGCGACCTCAAGCGCTTCAACCAGGACTACCGCACGCCCATCGAACGCCACGGCGACAGCGAACGCATGGCCCACTTGACCAGCCGCATCCGCCCCTTCCTGCTGCGCCGCACCAAGGAACAGGTGGCCACCGAACTGCCCGCCAAGACCGAGATGATCCATTGGGTCGAGCTCAGCGATGCCCAGCGCGACACCTACGAAACGGTACGGGTGGCGATGGACAAGAAAGTCCGCGACGAAATCGCCCGCAACGGCGCGGCACGCAGCCAGATCGTCATCCTCGACGCCCTGCTCAAGCTGCGCCAGGTCTGCTGTGACCTACGCCTGGTCAAGGGCGTGGAAGCCAAGGGCAACCAGGCCGACAAAGGCAAGCTGGGCAGCCTGATGGAGATGCTCGAGGAGCTGCTCAGCGAAGGGCGCAAGGTGCTGCTGTTTTCCCAGTTCACCTCGATGCTGGCCTTGATCGAGGCCGAACTGGACAAGCGCAGGATTCGCTACAGCCTGTTGACCGGCGATACCCGCGACCGTCGCACGCCCGTGCAACAGTTCCAGAACGGCCACAGCGAAGTGTTCCTGATCAGCCTCAAGGCCGGCGGTACCGGCCTGAACCTGACGGCCGCCGACACGGTGATCCACTATGACCCTTGGTGGAACCCGGCCAGCGAGAACCAGGCTACCGACCGAGCCTATCGCATCGGGCAGGACAAGCCGGTGTTCGTGTTCAAGTTGATCACCCGGGGAACGGTGGAAGAAAAGATCCAGCAACTGCAGCAGGAGAAGGCCGCGCTGGCGGCCAGCTTGCTCGATGGCGGGCAGGCCGGGCAGTGGCGCCTGGGCGATGACGAGATCGAGGCGCTGTTCGCGCCGTTGCCGGGTAAACGCCGCTGA
- a CDS encoding peptidoglycan binding protein CsiV, with product MRAIRCLTLMLTLFAPAAFAEGLYQVEMILLRQNAVPAVTSPFAPEDWSAGAPRLDKAAERPLALDDEATRLQATADYTVLLHKAWQQQVGSTPSRIALSAGEEQFGHFPIEGNLSIADGRFIAVDANFWVNQLDGNGSVLRSEQFRQSNSNMKANQLTFLDGGHLAVLLKVTPAGMRKLPVLDPEMMEQ from the coding sequence ATGCGTGCCATCCGTTGCCTGACCTTGATGCTGACGCTGTTCGCGCCGGCCGCCTTCGCCGAAGGCCTCTATCAGGTAGAAATGATCCTGCTGCGCCAGAACGCCGTGCCCGCGGTGACCAGCCCGTTCGCCCCGGAAGACTGGAGCGCTGGCGCGCCACGCCTGGACAAGGCAGCCGAACGGCCACTGGCGCTGGACGATGAAGCCACCCGCCTGCAGGCGACCGCCGACTACACCGTGCTGCTGCACAAGGCCTGGCAACAGCAGGTCGGCAGCACGCCAAGCCGCATTGCCCTGAGCGCCGGCGAAGAGCAGTTCGGGCATTTCCCCATCGAAGGCAACCTGAGCATCGCCGATGGCCGCTTCATCGCCGTGGACGCCAATTTCTGGGTCAACCAGCTCGACGGCAACGGCAGCGTGCTGCGCAGCGAGCAGTTCAGGCAGAGCAACAGCAACATGAAAGCCAACCAGCTGACCTTTCTCGACGGCGGGCACCTGGCCGTGCTGCTGAAGGTCACCCCCGCCGGCATGCGCAAGCTGCCAGTGCTCGACCCGGAGATGATGGAGCAATGA